From Humibacter ginsenosidimutans, a single genomic window includes:
- a CDS encoding DUF2804 domain-containing protein, which yields MLPERQLTGPVSLCLPNGRLNPDAVGWARTPLVNTDGVARGPRPYAWGRNKRWEYWGITTPTHLIGLTVSSIDYAGVHELWVFDRDSRKEVAVNAVVPLARDVVLPGTLGAGPASARAKVPLGELRIDIDEVAGGTRLTASAPRVSLDIVATRPDGRTLADHEAMGVVVPWSRRLFQYTVKDVDRPAMGTLTIDGVEHGVPAGESWAVLDHGRGRWPYSVAWNWGAASGFVGWVGEQRRVGVQLGAKWTDGTGSTENAITVDGRVHKISEELVWEYRPGEWMTPWHIKGERVDATFTPFHLKQSSTQLGVIASSTRQCFGHYSGWIATDDGAGQRIDGLLGWAEDVHNRW from the coding sequence GTGCTTCCAGAGCGCCAGCTCACCGGCCCCGTGAGCCTCTGCCTGCCGAACGGGCGGCTGAACCCGGATGCCGTCGGCTGGGCCCGCACCCCGCTCGTGAACACCGACGGTGTCGCCCGAGGCCCACGCCCCTACGCCTGGGGCCGCAATAAGCGCTGGGAGTACTGGGGCATCACGACGCCCACGCACCTCATCGGTCTGACGGTGTCGTCCATCGACTACGCGGGCGTCCACGAGCTGTGGGTGTTCGATCGCGACAGCCGCAAGGAGGTCGCGGTGAATGCCGTCGTGCCGCTGGCGCGCGACGTGGTGCTGCCGGGGACGCTGGGCGCAGGGCCCGCAAGCGCCAGGGCGAAGGTGCCGCTGGGCGAGCTGCGCATCGACATCGACGAGGTGGCAGGCGGAACGCGGCTGACGGCATCCGCTCCCCGCGTCTCGCTCGACATCGTGGCCACCCGCCCCGACGGTCGCACCCTCGCCGACCACGAGGCGATGGGCGTGGTGGTGCCGTGGAGCAGGCGTCTGTTCCAGTACACGGTGAAGGATGTCGACCGCCCGGCGATGGGAACGCTCACCATCGACGGCGTGGAGCACGGCGTTCCGGCGGGGGAATCATGGGCCGTGCTCGATCACGGGCGCGGGCGCTGGCCGTACAGCGTCGCGTGGAACTGGGGCGCGGCATCCGGCTTCGTGGGCTGGGTCGGTGAGCAGCGCAGGGTCGGCGTGCAGCTGGGCGCCAAATGGACGGACGGAACCGGCTCGACCGAGAACGCGATCACGGTCGACGGCAGGGTGCACAAGATCAGCGAGGAACTCGTCTGGGAGTACCGGCCGGGCGAGTGGATGACGCCGTGGCACATCAAGGGGGAGCGCGTGGATGCCACGTTCACGCCGTTCCACCTCAAACAGTCGTCGACGCAGCTGGGCGTCATCGCCTCGAGCACGCGCCAGTGCTTCGGTCACTACTCCGGCTGGATCGCCACCGACGACGGTGCCGGCCAGAGGATCGACGGCCTGCTCGGCTGGGCGGAGGACGTGCACAACCGCTGGTGA
- a CDS encoding isochorismate synthase, which yields MTVAATRVQALTVETTLLDDVRHIIPFADAHTPLLWLRKGEGIAGVGEALRLEFRGADRIAQASAAWKQLAAASTVTDQVRMPGTGLVAFGTFAFDDDSAATSVLIVPAVIIGRRDGRSWITRIRRTDDKAMPAAPHTEPFGAEYRLTMLPGALTREAYKRAVGEAVQRIRQGDLEKVVLARDLRAHLPIESDVRRALVELALGYPECWTYAVDGMVGSSPETLVRVHRGTLDARVLAGTSERGRDADSDHESAAALLASAKDLQEHEVAVRSVITSLTPHTSALTTSESPFPLKLPNLWHLATDVSGTLSDGSGSLDLVSALHPTAAVAGTPTDAALQLIRELEPFDRERYAGPVGWIGTDGDGEWAIALRCAQVKPSGDITAYAGCGIMADSVPERELAETKMKFRPITEAFG from the coding sequence GTGACCGTAGCCGCAACCCGAGTACAGGCGTTGACGGTCGAGACCACCCTGCTCGACGACGTCCGACACATCATTCCCTTCGCCGACGCGCACACTCCTCTTCTGTGGCTGCGCAAAGGTGAGGGCATCGCAGGCGTCGGCGAGGCGCTGCGGCTGGAGTTCCGTGGAGCCGACCGCATCGCGCAGGCGTCCGCTGCCTGGAAGCAGCTCGCTGCTGCCTCCACGGTCACCGACCAGGTGAGGATGCCCGGCACCGGTCTCGTCGCGTTCGGCACCTTCGCGTTCGACGACGACAGCGCCGCCACCAGTGTGCTGATCGTGCCCGCTGTGATCATCGGCCGCCGCGACGGACGCAGCTGGATCACGCGCATCCGCCGCACCGATGACAAGGCGATGCCCGCCGCTCCGCACACTGAGCCGTTCGGTGCCGAGTACCGACTCACGATGCTGCCGGGCGCCCTGACCCGCGAGGCGTACAAGCGCGCGGTCGGTGAAGCCGTGCAGCGCATTCGGCAGGGCGACCTGGAGAAGGTGGTTCTCGCGCGCGATCTGCGTGCGCACCTGCCCATCGAGTCGGATGTGCGCCGCGCGCTCGTCGAGCTCGCCCTCGGCTATCCCGAATGCTGGACGTATGCCGTCGACGGCATGGTCGGCTCCAGCCCCGAGACCCTCGTTCGCGTACACCGCGGGACCCTCGACGCACGCGTGCTGGCCGGCACGAGCGAACGCGGGCGCGACGCCGATTCCGATCACGAATCAGCCGCTGCTCTACTTGCCAGCGCGAAGGACCTTCAGGAGCACGAGGTGGCGGTGCGCAGCGTCATCACGTCACTCACTCCGCACACCTCGGCGCTCACGACGAGCGAATCACCGTTCCCGCTGAAGCTCCCCAACCTCTGGCACCTGGCCACCGACGTCTCCGGCACGCTCAGCGACGGGTCGGGCTCGCTCGATCTCGTCTCCGCCCTGCACCCGACCGCCGCCGTGGCCGGAACGCCGACGGATGCCGCGCTGCAGCTCATCCGCGAGCTCGAGCCCTTCGACCGCGAGCGCTACGCCGGCCCCGTCGGCTGGATCGGCACCGACGGCGACGGCGAGTGGGCGATCGCCCTGCGCTGTGCCCAGGTGAAGCCGTCGGGCGACATCACGGCATATGCCGGATGCGGCATCATGGCCGACTCGGTGCCTGAGCGCGAGCTTGCCGAGACGAAGATGAAGTTCCGCCCGATCACCGAGGCGTTCGGGTAG
- a CDS encoding 1,4-dihydroxy-2-naphthoate polyprenyltransferase: protein MSSSARKRTKAKSKRKGGHPAGRPGAVAPATFRDWVGGARLRTLPLAIAPVLVGSGAAIDAAGGGIFHWIRAILCLVVALCLQIGVNYANDYSDGVRGTDAYRVGPSRLTGSGRARPRTVLIVALVFFALAAVAGLLLVIASHQWWLLIVGAAAIAAAWFYTGGKHPYGYYGLGEVFVFVFFGLVATAGTMFVQVLNVSQVAWLGAVAVGLFACAVLMVNNLRDIDMDKQAGKRTLAVLVGPTWSRVLYTIFVLVPFLILALVSILYTLGWLGLFTLLIALPAVVITIFGRTPRELITALQLTSISALLFAAFFGAAIAWSPL, encoded by the coding sequence GTGAGTAGCAGCGCGCGCAAAAGGACGAAGGCGAAGTCGAAGCGCAAGGGCGGGCATCCCGCGGGCAGACCCGGCGCGGTCGCGCCGGCGACCTTCCGCGACTGGGTGGGCGGCGCCCGGCTGCGCACGCTGCCTCTGGCCATCGCGCCCGTGCTCGTCGGCAGCGGCGCCGCGATCGACGCGGCGGGCGGCGGCATCTTCCACTGGATCCGCGCCATCCTCTGCCTCGTCGTCGCGCTGTGCCTGCAGATCGGCGTGAACTACGCCAACGACTACTCCGACGGAGTTCGCGGCACGGATGCCTACCGCGTCGGCCCGAGCCGGCTCACCGGAAGCGGCAGAGCGCGTCCGCGCACCGTGCTGATCGTGGCTCTCGTGTTCTTCGCCCTTGCGGCCGTCGCCGGCCTGCTGCTCGTGATCGCCTCGCACCAGTGGTGGCTGCTCATCGTGGGCGCGGCGGCGATCGCCGCGGCCTGGTTCTACACCGGGGGCAAGCATCCTTACGGCTACTACGGCCTCGGCGAAGTGTTCGTCTTCGTCTTCTTCGGCCTGGTCGCCACGGCCGGCACCATGTTCGTGCAGGTGCTCAACGTCTCGCAGGTGGCGTGGCTGGGCGCCGTCGCGGTCGGACTCTTCGCCTGCGCCGTGCTCATGGTGAACAACCTGCGCGACATCGACATGGACAAACAGGCGGGCAAGCGCACGCTCGCCGTACTGGTCGGGCCGACGTGGTCGCGCGTGCTGTACACGATCTTCGTGCTCGTGCCGTTCCTGATCCTCGCGCTGGTCAGCATCCTCTACACGCTCGGCTGGCTCGGGCTCTTCACCCTGCTCATCGCCCTGCCGGCCGTGGTCATCACGATCTTCGGCCGCACGCCCCGCGAGTTGATCACCGCACTGCAGCTCACGTCGATCAGCGCGCTGCTCTTCGCCGCGTTCTTCGGCGCCGCGATCGCCTGGTCGCCGCTGTGA
- a CDS encoding PLD nuclease N-terminal domain-containing protein produces the protein MVRVWLIIGVIAAFFYIYSIVDCALADGPRVRGVPKAAWIAIVVVFAVIGGILWFMIGRPRRALPAGPRTMAPDDDPDFLRNLERDRAQQERIRRLEQELTDLDDTPKKRPGEADGHRDA, from the coding sequence ATGGTTCGCGTCTGGCTCATCATCGGAGTCATCGCCGCGTTCTTCTACATCTACTCGATCGTGGACTGCGCGCTGGCCGATGGGCCGCGCGTGCGCGGCGTTCCGAAGGCCGCGTGGATCGCGATCGTCGTCGTGTTCGCCGTGATCGGCGGCATCCTCTGGTTCATGATCGGGCGACCGCGACGCGCCCTTCCGGCTGGCCCGCGCACCATGGCTCCCGACGACGACCCGGACTTCCTGCGCAACCTCGAGCGCGACCGCGCCCAGCAGGAGCGCATCCGCCGGCTCGAGCAGGAGCTCACCGACCTCGACGACACCCCCAAGAAGCGCCCCGGTGAGGCGGACGGCCACAGGGATGCCTGA
- a CDS encoding PPK2 family polyphosphate kinase, producing the protein MAPSRDAHQRSTWILDPPEALIARPGFDLESRATDSRPGFDGSAKSGRRALRGASAELAELQERLYAAGVDGARDAVLLVLQGMDTAGKGGTVAHVVGAVNPQGVHYTAFKKPTDEELAHDFLWRIRQHVPSPGIIGVFDRSHYEDVLIGRVHSLASPEEIERRYGEINAFERELADAGIHIIKVMLHVGFDEQRRRLMKRLDRPDKYWKFNPADIDERQHWNEYRRAYQLVIDRTSTDVAPWFVVPADHKWYARLAVQQLLLDTLESLDLGWPPARFDVDAQRERLRTLAILPG; encoded by the coding sequence GTGGCACCCAGCAGAGACGCGCACCAGCGCAGCACCTGGATTCTCGACCCGCCGGAGGCGCTGATCGCGCGCCCCGGATTCGACCTCGAGTCACGGGCGACGGACTCGCGACCCGGCTTCGACGGATCGGCCAAGTCGGGCAGGCGGGCGTTGCGCGGGGCGTCCGCAGAACTCGCCGAGCTGCAGGAGCGGCTCTACGCGGCCGGAGTCGACGGCGCGCGCGACGCCGTGCTGCTCGTGCTGCAGGGCATGGACACCGCGGGCAAGGGCGGCACCGTCGCCCACGTCGTCGGCGCGGTGAACCCGCAGGGTGTGCACTACACGGCATTCAAGAAGCCCACCGACGAGGAGCTCGCGCACGACTTCCTCTGGCGCATCCGCCAGCACGTGCCCAGCCCCGGCATCATCGGCGTCTTCGACCGTTCGCACTACGAAGACGTGCTGATCGGCCGGGTGCACTCCCTCGCGTCACCAGAGGAGATCGAACGTCGCTATGGGGAGATCAACGCGTTCGAGCGCGAACTGGCCGATGCGGGCATCCACATCATCAAGGTGATGCTGCACGTCGGCTTCGACGAGCAGCGCCGTCGGCTGATGAAGCGTCTCGACCGGCCAGACAAATACTGGAAGTTCAACCCCGCCGACATCGACGAGCGTCAGCACTGGAACGAGTACCGGCGCGCGTACCAGCTCGTCATCGATCGCACCTCGACCGACGTCGCGCCGTGGTTCGTGGTGCCCGCCGATCACAAGTGGTACGCGCGGCTAGCGGTGCAGCAGCTGCTGCTCGACACCCTTGAGTCGCTCGACCTCGGCTGGCCTCCTGCCCGATTCGACGTGGATGCCCAGCGCGAGCGCCTGCGCACGCTCGCCATCCTCCCCGGGTGA
- a CDS encoding polyprenyl synthetase family protein — translation MPSLPLARRGTTLTSQLGLGERFFASGKDRRFAARIDEGLDQVEAGLAEQVKFADQLADVTAAYLLNAGGKRVRPMLTLLTAQLGEGATPEVITAAQAVEITHLASLYHDDVMDEALTRRGVPSAQHVWGNSVAVLTGDLLFARASQLVASLGEGAIRLQADTFERLCLGQLHETIGPNESDGPIEHYIGVLADKTGSLIAAAAQMGVMFSGAPQEYNASVMEFGEKIGVGFQLVDDVIDLSASDAETGKTPGTDLRAGVATLPLLKLRELAPNDVDAAALLERIETEVLGAGDEVDVSEIVGQLRDHPVTQQTLDEAHRWAREAVEAIAPLPEGPVKRALTRFANSIVERSS, via the coding sequence GTGCCATCGCTGCCTCTCGCGCGTCGGGGGACGACGCTGACCAGCCAGCTCGGGCTCGGTGAACGGTTCTTCGCGTCCGGAAAAGACAGGCGGTTCGCGGCCCGTATCGACGAGGGTCTCGATCAGGTCGAGGCGGGCCTCGCCGAACAGGTCAAGTTCGCCGATCAGCTCGCGGATGTCACGGCCGCTTATCTGCTCAACGCCGGAGGCAAGCGGGTGCGCCCCATGCTCACCCTGCTCACCGCACAGCTCGGCGAGGGGGCGACGCCCGAGGTGATCACGGCGGCGCAGGCCGTGGAGATCACGCACCTGGCATCCCTTTATCACGACGATGTCATGGACGAGGCTCTCACCCGACGTGGGGTGCCCAGCGCACAGCACGTGTGGGGCAATTCGGTGGCGGTGCTCACCGGCGACCTGCTCTTCGCGCGCGCCAGCCAGCTCGTGGCGAGTCTCGGCGAGGGCGCCATTCGGCTGCAGGCCGACACCTTCGAGCGACTGTGCCTCGGCCAGCTGCACGAGACGATCGGGCCGAACGAGAGCGACGGCCCGATCGAGCATTACATCGGCGTGCTCGCCGACAAGACCGGTTCGCTCATCGCGGCGGCCGCCCAGATGGGCGTGATGTTCTCGGGCGCTCCGCAGGAGTACAACGCGTCGGTGATGGAGTTCGGCGAGAAGATCGGCGTGGGCTTCCAGCTGGTCGACGACGTGATCGACCTCTCCGCCAGCGACGCCGAGACCGGCAAGACGCCTGGCACCGACCTGCGCGCCGGTGTCGCCACGCTGCCCCTGCTCAAGCTGCGCGAGCTGGCTCCGAACGATGTGGATGCCGCTGCCCTGCTCGAGCGCATCGAGACCGAGGTGCTCGGTGCGGGCGACGAGGTCGACGTGAGCGAGATCGTCGGGCAGCTGCGCGATCATCCCGTGACCCAGCAGACGCTCGACGAGGCGCACCGTTGGGCGCGCGAGGCCGTCGAGGCCATCGCACCCCTGCCGGAAGGCCCCGTGAAACGTGCCCTCACCCGGTTCGCAAACTCGATCGTCGAACGCTCCAGCTGA
- the menD gene encoding 2-succinyl-5-enolpyruvyl-6-hydroxy-3-cyclohexene-1-carboxylic-acid synthase: MPDRAEARGPASTGAAVSSPGDVSSETTGEPADAHVVAAPPATGNPSTDASIALLIALVRAGLRHIVLSPGSRSQALALVAAELERVDAIELHVRIDERVGGFLALGIAAETGYPAAVITTSGTATANLLPAVLEAHHSNLPMLVLTADRPSELRGIRSNQTTVQAGMYGAAVRRAIDVDAPTGADGDVDAYTRLASQAWSAAVDDHGPVHLNLAFREPLSVAVPDLASAFPSPAAAALSERSDLRPDSAEAPAPAAGAVQRTRGAVNIGSANVGGVPGRRHRSLGAELHTVVIAGNAAGPDAEELARVGGWPLIAEASSGARFGPNLVVAYRDLLREPQFGGAVRRAIVFGHPTLSREVPALLKRDDVEVVVVAPVGEDVYDPSRSATVAASVDAGDADPHDRDARAWVGRWVFASRGLLDGQAEASADHVAPDVDAGRSHSPEQRLAFAKTELAAVRAPVTRRMLTEAVWRFTWPHDRLVLGASRLIRDLDGTVPGKKIRVHANRGLAGIDGTIGTAIGIALAAQTPEAPAGVTRVLLGDLALLHDAGSLLFGDGERRPTAQVVVGNDGGGTIFDSLEVASTAPAGAMRRVLTTPQNVDVEALARAYGWSYRRAATRGELDQALSAPPQGGSIVEVPLQR; this comes from the coding sequence ATGCCTGACCGCGCCGAAGCGCGCGGCCCTGCTTCCACGGGCGCAGCCGTGTCGTCCCCCGGCGACGTGTCGTCCGAGACGACGGGCGAGCCCGCCGACGCGCACGTCGTCGCGGCGCCGCCCGCAACGGGCAACCCCTCCACCGACGCGTCGATCGCCCTGCTGATCGCGCTCGTGCGCGCGGGGCTGCGCCACATCGTGCTCAGTCCAGGCTCGCGCTCTCAGGCTCTCGCGCTCGTCGCCGCCGAACTGGAGCGCGTCGATGCGATCGAGCTGCACGTGCGCATCGACGAGCGCGTCGGCGGCTTTCTCGCCCTGGGGATCGCGGCCGAGACCGGGTATCCGGCCGCCGTCATCACCACGAGCGGCACGGCCACGGCCAACCTGTTGCCCGCCGTGCTCGAGGCACATCACTCGAACCTGCCCATGCTGGTGCTCACGGCCGATCGGCCGAGCGAGCTTCGGGGCATCCGCTCGAATCAGACCACGGTGCAGGCCGGAATGTATGGCGCGGCCGTGCGGCGCGCGATCGACGTCGACGCCCCGACCGGCGCCGACGGAGACGTGGATGCCTACACCCGCCTCGCAAGCCAGGCCTGGTCGGCCGCGGTCGACGACCACGGTCCGGTGCACCTCAACCTCGCCTTCCGCGAACCCCTCTCCGTCGCCGTGCCCGACCTTGCGTCGGCATTCCCGTCTCCCGCCGCTGCCGCACTGAGCGAGCGAAGCGACCTCCGCCCCGATTCCGCCGAAGCGCCGGCACCTGCCGCGGGCGCCGTCCAGAGAACGCGGGGTGCCGTGAACATCGGCTCTGCGAACGTGGGCGGCGTGCCCGGCCGCAGGCACCGCTCGCTCGGCGCTGAGCTGCACACCGTCGTCATCGCGGGCAACGCCGCAGGTCCCGACGCCGAGGAGCTCGCGCGAGTCGGCGGCTGGCCGCTGATCGCCGAGGCGTCGAGCGGCGCACGATTCGGCCCGAACCTCGTGGTCGCCTATCGCGACCTGCTGCGCGAGCCGCAGTTCGGGGGCGCCGTGCGGCGGGCGATCGTGTTCGGGCATCCGACGCTCAGCCGCGAGGTGCCCGCCCTCTTGAAGCGCGACGACGTCGAGGTCGTCGTCGTCGCACCCGTCGGCGAGGACGTGTACGACCCGTCGCGGTCGGCGACCGTGGCGGCGTCCGTCGACGCGGGCGACGCGGACCCGCACGACAGGGATGCTCGGGCGTGGGTCGGAAGGTGGGTGTTCGCGAGCCGCGGGCTGCTCGACGGGCAGGCCGAGGCATCCGCCGATCACGTCGCCCCCGACGTCGACGCGGGGCGTTCGCACTCACCAGAGCAGCGTTTGGCGTTCGCGAAGACCGAGCTCGCTGCGGTGCGTGCGCCTGTCACGCGGCGCATGCTGACCGAGGCCGTGTGGCGCTTCACCTGGCCGCACGACCGGCTCGTGCTCGGGGCATCCCGGCTCATCCGCGACCTCGACGGCACGGTTCCGGGCAAGAAGATCAGGGTGCACGCCAACCGGGGACTCGCCGGCATCGACGGCACGATCGGCACGGCCATCGGCATCGCGCTCGCCGCGCAGACGCCGGAGGCGCCCGCAGGCGTCACACGGGTGCTGCTCGGTGACCTCGCGCTGCTGCATGATGCAGGATCCCTGCTCTTCGGCGACGGCGAACGCCGCCCGACCGCGCAGGTCGTGGTCGGCAACGACGGCGGCGGCACCATCTTCGACTCGCTCGAGGTGGCATCCACCGCGCCCGCCGGCGCCATGCGCCGCGTGCTCACGACACCGCAGAACGTCGATGTCGAGGCGCTGGCCCGGGCCTATGGTTGGAGCTACCGCCGGGCGGCGACGCGCGGCGAACTCGACCAGGCGCTGTCCGCACCGCCGCAGGGCGGGAGCATCGTCGAGGTGCCTCTGCAACGCTGA
- a CDS encoding DUF4229 domain-containing protein: protein MKRIPAWLTYTVLRLLFVAVPFVILFFVLPGDLWLVSAIAAVVIGFCLSYLFLRGPREQVAGQLASAGKRDRTVAKPTVDDEVEDAAVDAANSAAADAARRRPR, encoded by the coding sequence GTGAAACGCATTCCGGCCTGGCTCACCTACACCGTGCTGCGACTTCTGTTCGTGGCCGTGCCGTTCGTGATTCTGTTCTTCGTGCTGCCGGGCGATCTGTGGCTCGTGTCGGCGATCGCCGCCGTGGTCATCGGATTCTGTCTCTCCTACCTGTTCCTGCGCGGACCGCGCGAGCAGGTCGCCGGTCAGCTGGCCTCAGCGGGCAAGCGCGACCGCACGGTCGCGAAGCCGACCGTGGACGACGAGGTGGAGGATGCCGCTGTCGACGCAGCGAACAGCGCTGCGGCCGACGCCGCGAGGCGCCGTCCCCGGTAG
- a CDS encoding AMP-binding protein yields MTRELSVIDAGDARAVFAALRDALTGDGPAVLPRQHVGVPGGGHEDASVPASVPRNVALVVETSGSTGAPKRVALSADALLASAAASAGSIGGQEPGSARWLLALPAHYIAGANVLVRSIAAGTEPVILPPGHFDPAAFCAAADALDADQRFTSLVPVQLARLLDAALDASVLGDSAMLTTLRRFDALLIGGQALQPDLRDRALDAGLRIVRTYGSSETCGGCVYDGVPIGTVVARECDGRIELSGPVLAVGYLDATGGIDRDRTDATFHVADGTRWYRTGDLGAVDAAGRVRVTGRADNVIISGGEKVSLDAVQASVRRVQGYAEAIVVATKHVEWGQAPVVVVAGEPPLPLAELRAAVQAELGHAAAPDRVVVVQSMPLLASGKPDRIALTALVSGTSAA; encoded by the coding sequence GTGACCCGCGAGCTCTCCGTGATCGATGCCGGGGACGCGCGCGCCGTGTTCGCGGCGCTGCGCGATGCGCTGACCGGCGACGGTCCCGCGGTGCTGCCGCGGCAGCACGTCGGTGTACCGGGCGGCGGTCACGAGGATGCGTCGGTGCCGGCCTCCGTGCCGCGCAACGTCGCGCTCGTGGTCGAGACCTCGGGTTCCACCGGCGCGCCGAAGCGGGTCGCGCTCAGCGCGGACGCCCTGCTCGCCAGTGCCGCGGCCTCCGCCGGTTCGATCGGCGGCCAGGAGCCCGGATCCGCTCGCTGGCTGCTGGCTCTGCCCGCGCACTACATCGCGGGCGCCAACGTGCTCGTGCGCTCGATCGCCGCGGGCACCGAACCGGTGATCCTGCCGCCCGGGCACTTCGACCCCGCGGCGTTCTGCGCCGCCGCCGACGCACTCGACGCCGATCAGCGGTTCACGTCTCTCGTGCCCGTGCAACTCGCTCGCCTGCTCGATGCCGCTCTCGACGCCTCCGTGTTGGGAGACAGCGCCATGCTCACCACCCTGCGCCGCTTCGACGCGCTGCTCATCGGCGGCCAAGCGCTTCAGCCCGACCTGCGTGACCGAGCGCTCGACGCCGGCCTGCGCATCGTGCGCACGTACGGCTCCAGCGAGACCTGCGGCGGGTGCGTCTACGACGGCGTGCCGATCGGCACCGTCGTCGCGCGGGAGTGCGACGGACGCATCGAGCTCTCCGGTCCCGTGCTCGCCGTGGGCTATCTGGATGCCACGGGCGGCATCGACCGCGACCGCACCGACGCGACGTTCCACGTCGCAGACGGCACGCGCTGGTACCGCACCGGCGACCTCGGAGCCGTGGATGCCGCCGGCCGCGTGCGCGTCACGGGTCGCGCCGACAACGTGATCATCTCGGGCGGCGAGAAGGTGTCGCTCGACGCGGTGCAGGCATCCGTTCGGCGTGTGCAGGGGTACGCGGAGGCGATCGTCGTGGCGACGAAGCACGTGGAGTGGGGACAGGCTCCCGTCGTTGTGGTGGCAGGGGAGCCGCCGCTGCCGCTCGCCGAGCTGCGCGCCGCCGTGCAGGCCGAGCTCGGCCACGCGGCGGCGCCCGACCGCGTCGTCGTCGTGCAGAGCATGCCGTTGCTGGCCTCCGGCAAGCCCGACCGCATCGCGCTCACCGCCCTCGTGTCGGGCACTTCCGCGGCTTGA
- a CDS encoding class I SAM-dependent methyltransferase — protein sequence MSRADLSKQPSDVAAMFDEVSVGYDRTNTVLSVGNATLWRIATTRAVDPRPGQLILDVAAGTGTSSASLAHSGARVIAADFSPGMIAVGRQRQAGNPNIEFVQADATQLPFDDDSFDAVTISFGLRNIVDPGAALAEFFRVTKPGGRVVVCEFSRPPASLIRAGYYAYLRYGMPIFARLASSNPVAYAYLMESIRDWPDQHTLAGMIRRAGFERVAYRNLTAGIVALHRGFVPPTEADAAPSAGRGASAAPNSVDPKGDQ from the coding sequence GTGAGTAGGGCCGACCTGAGCAAACAGCCGTCGGACGTCGCCGCGATGTTCGATGAGGTCTCGGTCGGATACGACCGCACGAACACGGTGCTGTCCGTCGGCAACGCGACGCTGTGGCGCATCGCCACGACGCGCGCCGTCGATCCGCGCCCCGGTCAGCTCATCCTCGACGTGGCCGCCGGAACCGGCACCTCCAGCGCGTCCCTCGCGCACTCGGGTGCTCGCGTCATCGCCGCCGACTTCTCTCCAGGCATGATCGCCGTCGGCAGGCAGCGTCAGGCCGGCAACCCGAACATCGAGTTCGTGCAGGCGGATGCCACACAGCTCCCGTTCGACGACGACAGCTTCGACGCTGTGACCATCTCGTTCGGGCTGCGCAACATCGTCGACCCGGGCGCCGCGCTCGCCGAGTTCTTCCGGGTGACGAAGCCGGGCGGCAGGGTCGTGGTGTGCGAGTTCTCGCGGCCGCCGGCATCCCTGATCCGCGCCGGCTATTACGCGTACCTGCGCTACGGCATGCCGATCTTCGCCAGGCTCGCCTCGTCGAACCCGGTCGCCTACGCATACCTCATGGAGTCGATCCGGGACTGGCCCGACCAGCACACGCTCGCCGGCATGATTCGCCGGGCGGGGTTCGAGCGGGTCGCGTACCGCAACCTCACCGCGGGCATCGTGGCCCTGCATCGCGGTTTCGTGCCGCCGACCGAAGCGGATGCCGCACCGTCGGCCGGGCGCGGAGCATCCGCCGCCCCGAATTCCGTCGACCCGAAGGGTGACCAGTAG